Proteins from one Triticum aestivum cultivar Chinese Spring chromosome 7A, IWGSC CS RefSeq v2.1, whole genome shotgun sequence genomic window:
- the LOC123154475 gene encoding uncharacterized protein, translated as MEDARGYRGIPAFGQWNYGGGDDWSVLSQRFESAMHTQLPVHKPCKRARAGRRRRVPPFGEWNNHSNGDGDGWTAAVNQCFEPGVAHKSLKQELTGYDNGVVAMGKQHKIARQTWVDDSGPHVAMESFFFTAVKAVDDDLYEVPPDMPCAKLLRKGRTWLRSLLMRCCGINCFAY; from the exons ATGGAG GATGCGAGGGGCTACCGGGGGATACCGGCGTTCGGGCAATGGAActacggcggcggcgacgactggTCTGTGCTCTCCCAGCGCTTCGAGTCTGCGATGCACACCCAGTTGCCCGTACACAAACCCTGCAAG AGGGCGAGGGCAGGTCGCAGGAGGCGAGTCCCACCGTTCGGAGAGTGGAACAACCACAgcaacggcgacggcgatggctggACGGCGGCCGTCAACCAGTGTTTCGAGCCAGGCGTGGCACACAAATCACTCAAGCAGGAGCTCACTGGTTACGACAATGGCGTCGTCGCCATGGGGAAGCAGCACAAAATTGCGAGGCAAACCTGGGTGGATGACTCAGGGCCCCACGTGGCAATGGAGTCCTTCTTCTTCACGGCGGTCAAAGCTGTTGACGATGACCTGTACGAGGTCCCACCGGACATGCCCTGCGCCAAGCTTCTACGG AAGGGTAGGACGTGGCTGAGGAGCCTGCTGATGAGGTGTTGCGGCATCAACTGCTTTGCCTACTGA